One segment of bacterium DNA contains the following:
- a CDS encoding nitroreductase family protein, protein GIPADSVDVAIALDHITLAAVEEGLGTCWIGAFHQDEVCRILKIPPQYKVVELLTLGYPAESYSIRTKYRKPLQELVCYEQFSER, encoded by the coding sequence TGGTATTCCTGCTGACTCTGTGGATGTTGCCATCGCACTTGATCATATCACACTTGCAGCGGTTGAGGAGGGGCTGGGGACCTGCTGGATAGGTGCATTCCATCAGGATGAGGTCTGCAGAATCCTTAAAATCCCCCCACAGTATAAGGTGGTTGAACTGCTCACCCTCGGCTATCCTGCTGAAAGTTATAGCATCAGGACAAAATACAGGAAACCATTACAGGAACTTGTATGT